The following are from one region of the Megachile rotundata isolate GNS110a chromosome 15, iyMegRotu1, whole genome shotgun sequence genome:
- the JHBP-1 gene encoding take-out-like carrier protein produces MKRIFVALVAAAFVLSAIAVELPSTFKVCDRSLPEKEYYDCISKSARDAIVSLAGGMKAFKILPLEPLAVDSVKIGESQGSVTLRQEYKNIKLHGLTKNLEIKNYHIDWDKCLLSSDSLNPQVDFVADYKVDGRILLLPVRGAGKSNITMYNLRTHNDIHCEKYQKNGETYLRVKKFDVKFSPSRVTLRFENLFDGDTLLGEQMNNFINQNSDLLFKELQAPYEETFGLVFAKISNEIYSRIPFNKIFPPP; encoded by the exons CGAGCACCTTCAAAGTTTGCGATAGATCCTTACCGGAGAAGGAGTACTATGATTGCATCAGTAAGAGTGCGAGGGATGCCATTGTTTCTTTGGCTGGAG GTATGAAGGCTTTCAAAATCCTTCCATTAGAACCTTTGGCTGTGGACAGCGTGAAAATTGGTGAATCTCAGGGATCGGTTACTTTGAGACAGGAATACAAGAATATTAAACTACATGGTCTTACCAAGAACCTCGAAATCAAAAACTATCA CATCGACTGGGATAAGTGTCTGCTGTCGTCGGACTCTTTGAATCCTCAAGTTGATTTTGTTGCTGATTATAAAGTCGATGGGAGGATTTTGTTGCTGCCTGTTAGGGGAGCTGGCAAATCTAATATTACGATGT ATAATTTACGGACACACAATGACATACACTGCGAGAAGTACCAGAAGAATGGGGAGACTTATTTGAGGGTGAAGAAGTTTGATGTCAAGTTTTCGCCTTCTCGAGTCACGTTACGGTTTGAAAACCTTTTTGATGGAGACACTTTGTTGG GTGAGCAAATGAATAATTTCATCAACCAGAACTCTGATCTGCTGTTCAAAGAACTCCAAGCACCATACGAGGAGACCTTCGGTTTGGTCTTCGCGAAGATCAGCAACGAAATTTACAGTCGTATCCCGTTCAACAAAATCTTCCCACCGCCGTAA